The proteins below come from a single Triticum aestivum cultivar Chinese Spring chromosome 5D, IWGSC CS RefSeq v2.1, whole genome shotgun sequence genomic window:
- the LOC123122312 gene encoding uncharacterized protein, translating into MCLPALARVPLQSAMSTTCIFSSCHLMIMSLAAVLQGMRLSCRSVIEDTVYGRADGVSMADEGCEDESQVQSRSSTVEEVGTYDPENQSYAGGDNWSKTGSYSELRTKVADGSISGVDGGRRAAKRARVED; encoded by the exons ATGTGTCTTCCAGCTCTAGCTCGAGTGCCCTTGCAGTCAGCGATGAGCACGACCTGCATCTTCAGTTCTTGCCATCTGATGATCATGTCGCTGGCGGCAGTGCTCCAGGGCATGCGGCTTTCGTGCAGGTCGGTGATTGAG GATACCGTGTACGGGAGGGCTGATGGTGTATCGATGGCAGATGAAGGTTGCGAAGATGAGTCACAAGTCCAGTCCCGTTCTTCAACCGTGGAAGAGGTGGGTACCTATGATCCAGAAAATCAGAGCTACGCCGGCGGTGATAACTGGTCCAAGACAGGAAGCTACTCCGAGTTAAGGACCAAGGTTGCTGATGGATCCATCAGCGGCGTCGATGGTGGGAGACGCGCAGCAAAGCGAGCAAGAGTTGAGGACTGA